The Tistrella mobilis genome window below encodes:
- a CDS encoding MOSC domain-containing protein, whose amino-acid sequence MADGALIDINRFPVKSLSVDRLAEARLETGAGLPADRRFAFAKIGTQPNPFQPEWRPKAAFHVMVTEARMAAIACRYDTATDRLVLTLPDGEAIAGQGDDPDFAIRAGQLVARHLELAPAKAPMLVKARAGSFTDKERQMLSITNLASGRALAHAMELAPDALDPLRFRNNLVADFGEPWIERDLIGRTIDIGEVAVEVVAPVIRCAATHVRPGTAIRDLEVLPALSATQGHKEFGVFTVVTRPGTIRAGDAITIR is encoded by the coding sequence ATGGCCGACGGCGCCTTGATCGACATCAACCGCTTCCCCGTGAAGAGCCTGTCGGTGGACCGGCTGGCGGAAGCCCGGCTGGAGACCGGTGCCGGCCTGCCCGCCGACCGCCGCTTTGCCTTTGCGAAGATCGGCACCCAGCCCAACCCCTTCCAGCCCGAATGGCGGCCGAAAGCCGCCTTCCATGTGATGGTGACCGAAGCGCGCATGGCGGCGATCGCCTGCCGCTACGACACCGCGACCGATCGCCTGGTGCTGACCCTGCCGGATGGCGAGGCGATCGCCGGACAGGGTGATGATCCGGATTTCGCGATCCGTGCCGGCCAGCTGGTCGCGCGCCATCTGGAACTGGCCCCGGCGAAGGCGCCGATGCTGGTGAAGGCCCGGGCGGGCTCGTTCACCGACAAGGAACGCCAGATGCTTTCGATCACCAATCTGGCAAGCGGCCGGGCACTGGCCCATGCCATGGAACTTGCACCCGACGCCCTGGATCCGCTGCGCTTCCGCAACAACCTGGTCGCCGATTTCGGCGAGCCCTGGATCGAACGCGACCTGATCGGCCGCACGATCGACATCGGCGAGGTGGCTGTCGAGGTGGTGGCGCCGGTCATCCGCTGTGCCGCCACTCATGTCCGCCCTGGCACCGCCATCCGGGATCTGGAGGTCCTGCCGGCTCTCTCTGCCACTCAGGGTCACAAGGAGTTCGGCGTCTTCACCGTGGTGACCCGGCCGGGCACGATTCGCGCCGGCGATGCGATCACGATCCGCTGA